TGTTAAGCGCATAACCATTTTCCGGTGCATTTTTCAGCGCCGCCTGATAATACTGCTGCGCTTCGGCGATATGCCCCTGTTGCTGATGAAGACGCGCCATCGCCAGCAGAACGCGATAATCCTTTGGCGCATCCTGCAATGCTCGCTGTAAATTGCGTCTTGCCGCTGGCCAGTCACCCTGAGAAAGATAAATCAGCCCTAATTGCAGGCGTATTTCCCCACTGGCACTGGCCTGACGCTCTACGCTACAACCTGATAACGATAGCGCGCACAATAACATCAGCCACCGTAATCCCTTACGCATGCTGCCTCCGTTTGCTATGAAGTCTGGTATGTTACGCCAAACTCAGCAAGGCAGGCAGCCTGTAAAGCCGGAAAAAAGGATTTCCTGCTCGCTTTCAGAGCGCTCTCACAGATATTTGTTCACCAGCCATTTTTTTGCGCAGCGTACGCTTGGTACGGTCGATAACATCCCCAGCCAGCTGACCGCAGGCCGCATCGATATCATCGCCACGCGTTTTACGCACAATAGTGGTAAAGCCATAGCTCATCAGAACCTTGGAAAAACGATCGACCCGGCTGTTGGAGCTGCGACCATAAGGCGCACCGGGGAAGGGATTCCAGGGAATCAGGTTGATTTTACAAGGCGTATCTTTCAGCAGCTCAGCCAGCTGGTGCGCATCATCAGTGCTGTCATTGATATGATCCAGCATGACATATTCAATCGTCACGCGCCCCTGATTAGCGTTCGATTTTGCCAGATAGCCACGTACAGATTCGAGGAAAGTGGCGATATTGTACTTTTTATTGATCGGCACAATTTCATCACGAATAGTATCGTTCGGCGCATGCAGAGAAATAGCCAGCGCCACATCAATCATATCGCCCAGCTTATCCAGCGCAGGTACAACGCCTGAGGTAGAAAGGGTTACACGACGTTTGGAAAGGCCGAAACCGAAATCATCCAGCATAATTTCCATCGCCGGAACGACGTTAGTCAGGTTGAGCAGAGGTTCGCCCATACCCATCATCACGACGTTGGTAATAGGACGCTGGCCGGTTACTTTAGCAGCACCGATAATTTTCGCCGCGCGCCAGACCTGACCAATAATTTCAGAAACGCGCAGGTTACGGTTAAAACCCTGCTGTGCAGTTGAACAGAATTTACACTCCAGCGCACAGCCCACCTGGGAGGAAACGCACAACGTAGCGCGGTCGTCTTCAGGGATATACACCGTTTCAACTAACTGATCGCCGACGCGAATGGCCCATTTAATCGTGCCATCGGTAGAGCGTTTTTCTTCAGCCACTTCCGGGGCGCGAATTTCGGTTAACTGCTTAAGCTTATTACGCAGCACCTTATTGATATCGGTCATTTCATCAAAATCATCACTGCAATAGTGATAGATCCATTTCATAACCTGATCGGCGCGGAAAGGCTTTTCACCCAAAGAGATAAAAAATTCGCGCATCTGCTGACGGTTCAGATCGAGCAGATTAATTTTTTCATTTTTTGGGGAAACAACAGCAGGAGATACAGACGACGGCGTCACAGTATGTTCGGACATAATTTTCTCTGGCCTCGTTATTACACGTTATGGCCCTGGTTAGGGATAAAAAAGAAGCGCCCTCGCTGAGTAAACTCATGAGGGCGCATAATTGTACAAATAACTGTGGCGCGAAGCTATTGTGCGCCCGGATTACCTGACAATTAAATTGTAACTGTCGTTGTGCAACCAGACGTTCCGTTAATTAACGGGTACGCGGGCAAATTTCATTTTCACCGAAGAAGAAAGCGATTTCACGCGCCGCAGATTCCAGAGAGTCTGAACCGTGAGTCGCGTTTTCGGTGAAGCTGTCAGCATAATCCGCACGCAGCGTGCCTGCCAGCGCGTTAGCCGGGTTAGTTGCGCCCATCAGATCGCGGTGACGCTGAACGGCATTTTCGCCTTCCAGGACGGAAACTACGATCGGACCGGAGGTCATAAATTCAACCAGACCGTCAAAGAAAGGTTTGCCGTTGTGCTCAGCATAAAAACCTTCTGCCTGCTCTTTGGTCAGGTGCAGCATCTTTGCAGCAACAATTTTGAAACCTGCGGTTTCGAAACGATTATAGATGGCACCGATTACGTTTTTTGCCACCGCGTTCGGTTTTACGATGGAAAAGGTACGTTCTACTGTCATTTTGACCTCTGTCTTAACTTCCAGGTTAAGTCGGTTGTGAATAGTTTGATACCGACCTGTGAAAACGGCGCCGATTATAGGGATGTAAAGCCAGCTTGCCTACCGGAGTTTCCGCAATTTCCTGAAAAAATATGATCGGCTTCGCGTAGCTGACTTATTAATGCACTCTGACGCCTGTCACTCCACGCGAAAAGATACCGTAGCAACCTGACCAACATCATCCAGTACGCTGAGCTGATACTGCCCGGCCCGTTGAAAAACCATCCGCTGTGTAAACCCCTTTTTCTCTGTGTTCAACACTTCACCATTAAGAAACCACCATCGTTCCTGCCCTTCTCCTCCCTGCACCGTAATGCTGAGCGTCAGTTCCGTTTTTCCTGGTAAGCGGCGCAGGACTTGTCCATCACGCACGCCGGTTATCAATAATGGCAGCGCGCTATGCTGTAACGCTGGCGGACAGCTGGATGAAACGGGCGGCAGGCGCTGCGATCGCTGTTCACCCGCAAGCAGCCAGGGCTCCAGCGGCATAGGCCACAGCACAACGCGCCGTGGCTGCGCCCCGCTACAGTCAGCAGCAACCCGTTCGCCGGATTCATTAATCCAGACGGTTTGTTGCAGACCAAACAGACCTTCCTGACCTGCGGCAAGCAGCGTCGGCGGCGTAGTACCGTTTAATATCCAACTTTGCCGTTGCTGGCGGCAATTATCGTCATCTGCTGATAATGGCTGCCCACCCGGCCAGCAGAGTGTAGCGGCGCTAACGCTGGTCGGTCGCGGGTCAACAGGCAGAACTCGCCCACGTAGCTGTGGCGAAGCCATTAGCAGATGATGCAGCTGATTCAGTACCGGAACGGCACTAGCCACGCCATATTGACCGGCTACGGGTGTGCCATCGGGACGTCCTACCCAAACCCCAATCAGATAACGTGCATTGATACCGATAGCCCAGGCATCGCGGTAGCCATAGCTGGTGCCGGTTTTCCACGCCAGCGGTACCACCGCAGGCAGCATGCTATCAGGCCGTGGCTGCGCCTCACCAGCAAGAATGCGCCGCACAATCCAGGCGGCACCAGGCGATAACAGAGGCCGTTCTACCAGCACATCGTCCTTTAGCAGACGTAGCCGCGCCGCCCGTCCGTGACGGGCAAAAGCACCATATGCCGCCACGATCTCCTCCATACTTGCACCGGCTCCCCCCAAAATAAGCGACAAATTAGGCTCAGCCGCCGCAGGGAAACGTAGGATAAGCCCGGCATTACGCAGGGCTGCGGTCATCCGTTTTGGGCCATACGCTTCCAGCAGCTGTACCGCCGGAAGATTGAGCGAGCGCACCAGCGCCTCACTGGCGCTGACCGGCCCATGAAATCCAGTGTCAAAGTTTCCCGGCCGATAATCACCAAAGCGGCGAGGTACATCCTGCAACAAAGATTCAGCGGCAATCAATCCATCATCAAGCGCCAGCCCATACAGAAAAGGCTTTAGTACCGAACCGGGCGATCGCACACGGCTGACCATATCCACATGACCAAAACGACTGTCATCGTTTAAATCAACCGATCCCATCCAGGCACGAACCTGCATGGTGGTATGATCAACCACCAGCACCGCCATTGAGGTTCGCGGTGGTAACGTGCTTTTCCAGCCTTGTGCCAGTGCCTCAACCTGTCGCTGTAGTGAAGCGTCGATGGTGGTAGTGATTTTATTCTGCTTTGATAATGAGAGCGTTCGTCGCGCCAGTAGCGGTGCCAGCTGCGGCATCTGACGCGGTGCCAGCCAGACCGGCTCCTCCATGATTTCTTCAACGACGTTACGCGGCCAGACGCCGTAGGTTACCAGACGCAGCAGAACTTTATCGCGAGCTGCCCGCGCTCGCTCTGGCCAGCGATCGGGACGCAAGCGACTGGGAGCCTGCGGCAGAACTGCCAACAGCGCAGCTTCACCACGTGTAAGCGTCGCCGGTGATTTCCCCAGCCAGCTCCAGCAGGCTGCACCAATGCCTTCCAGCGTTCCGCCAAAAGGCGCGCGGTTCAGATAAAGGGTCAATATTTCTCGTTTAGAGAGATGCCATTCCAGCTGTAACGCACGCCATGTTTGATGCAGTTTTCCCGCAAAGGTACGCGGCTGCGGATCGATCAGGCGTGCTACCTGCATGGTAAGGGTGCTGCCACCGGAAACGATTCCACCACCACGCAGATCCTGCCAGGCGGCGCGTAAAATCGCCAGCGGATTGACACCCGGATGATGCCAGAACCAGCGATCTTCATAAGTCAGCAGTGCTTCCAGATACCAGGGAGAAACCTCTTCCAGCGTAACCGGATAGCGCCAGACACCGTTTTTATCAGCAAAACGCCATAGCGGAGTATCATCTTCCGCTACCACAACCCGTGCGGGATCCACCTCTCGTAACGGCAACGGCGAGAGTCGATCTGCCAGCCATAACAGGATGGAGAGAAGCAGTAAACCCAGCAGCAGGCTTTTTATCTTACGCAAAACAACCGTCATAAAAATAACGCCCGGAGTTATCCGGGCGCTCGGTTAGCGAACCGTCAGGCGCGTCGGCGTGATGCCGGTTGCGCGCCATTGTGGTACATACATTGATTCTACCTGCGGTGCCGGAATCTGGTAGCTGCCGGGCGTTACCGCCCGCGCCAGATAGAGCAGTTCAGCAGGGCGATAACCGTCCAGATCAATAGCGGCGACAAAACGATCGTCACGAAACTCGATATGCTTGATGCTGGCCTGCTGCATATCGTACATCAGCTCCTGCACGTCACTGGCGCTCTCACCCAGGCTGGCGCTGCTGTCGGCAAGGTTCTGGTTCTCCAGCTCCAGTCCGGCAGGCAGCAGATCGGTTACCAGCGCATCCGGTACGCGCTGCGAAGCTGAAACTGAAAGATGTACCAGCACCAGCTCCCCGCTTTTCAGCCTGTTCAACGCCACAGGTTTACCGTTAAGATCGAGATATTCACGACGCACAGAGAGCGTCTGGCTGACAGGTGACGGCGGAGTTTGCGCATAGCCCACGACATCCAGACGACCATATACCGGCGCAGCGTTCAGGCTGGTCAGAGTGAGATCCTGCGCCAGCTGCGCTTCACTTAGCGACAGAGTGCGGGTAGCATTACCGCTCAGCGGCTGGGCCTGCCCGGTCAGGCTGACCTGCCATTCAACGCCTTTATTGCTCTCCAGCGCTCGCCCGGCCAGGAATAACGCATTATTTTCCTGCGTTGATAGCCAGCGCTGTGCATTTAGCTGCTGCGACAGGTTAACGATCAATCGGTCCTGTGCCTCCGGCAATAGCTGATATTCACGCAACAGCGTCAGAACTTGCGCGCTATCGCGTAGCGGGCTGCCATAATCCTCCAGCCAGTAAATTCCTGTCGGCCGCGTACCGCTGGCTCCCTGCGCCAGCAGCGTGCTGGCGCGTGGCGCATCGCCCATGAGCTTCAGCGCGACGCCCAGCTGTACCAGCGCCAGTCCCGATTTTGCCTGCTGACGTCGCTCATAGAGCGCGCGCAATGCACCCAGCGGTGCCTTTTGCTGTCGCGCCAGCACCAGCGCGGCGTAGGCCTGCGCACTAAAACGCGTGGCGTCGGCGTTACTGCTGTAATAGGTCGCAATCTGGCTACCATCCTGCAGATAGCGCAGCAGGCGCTCATTACCCTTATCCAGCATCGTTTTTTCAACGCTGTAGCCCTGTTCGCCAGCCCGCGTCAGAAAATCCATCGCGTAAGCGGTAAGCCAGAACTCTTCGGCGCTCTCTTTGCTCCACAGGCCAAAACCACCACTGTAGCGCTGCATCTGCCTGATGCGATCGATACCGGTATCAATCGCCGCATGACGTTCGCTATCGCTGCCGCTCTTGATGCCCAGCGCCGTAAGCTCGGCATGATTAGTGTAAAGCGAAGGCCACAGGCCGCTGACAGTTTGTTCCAGACAGCCATAGGGATAAGCATAGAGTTCACTAATGTAGCGGGCGATATTTAACGGCGGATGCGCGCTGAGCGCCAGCCTGGTTTGTATCGTACCCGGTGCCAGATCCCTGAACGCTTCCGCAGGAAGCTGCCACGGCATATCGGGACGTATTACAGCGTTAAAGCTGCGCGTTTCCGCAGGCCAGGCGGGACGCACGCCTATCGTCCAGTGCTCTTTATCCGGCGCCAAAGTTTCGCCCGGTATTTTCAGCCCGGTGATAGTGGCGTCAAGGCTGCCTTCGCCATAGCCCATGACTGCGCTAACAGGAATGAACAACGTAGTTCGCTGGCCCGCCTGTAGCTGGACCTGCCGCGAAGCATCACCTTGCAGCGTTAACAGGCCGCCAGCCCTTAAATTAACCGTCAGCGTTTGCGCATGGTCCGTCAAGTTGGAGATATCCAGCGCCAGGCGACTGCTGTCGCCACCGGCAAGGAAACGCGGCATCGCCAGCTGCGTTGTTAGCGGCGCGGCGACCATGACGCGGCTTTCTCCTTCGCCAAAATGTTCTTCGCTCCAGGCCTGCGCCATCAAACGTATCTCGCCGTTAAACGCCGGAACTGGCAGAGTAAGCGCCCCTTCGCCATTGGCATCCAGCGTTACCGGCTGTAGCTGCATCGCCAGAATATTAACGTGGTTCACCGGCTGCCGCCCGCCGCGCGCCAGCGGATCCTCATCGTCGCCGTCACCGCCGAAGCGCAAGGTAGCCAGCTGGCCCTTCCCTTCAATAAGTTGATCGTAAACATCATATTGATCAGCGTTATAACGTTTGCGATCAAAGAAGGCCGCGTACGGATCGGGCGTTTTATAGTTGGTAATGTTCAGTACGCCGCTATCTACGGCTGACAGCAGCACCTGTACCTGTTTTGGCAGTTCGCCTGCGGCCACGGTAGCTTTTACCTTCACCGTCAGGTTCTGCTCAGGACGTATTTTCTCCGGTGCTGACAGCGTCAGGTTCAGCCGACGCGCCTCATCCTGCATCGGTAAGTGCAGAATACCTACCGCCCGCTTCGGTGTGGTTCCCTGTGCTTTATCTCCAGGGCGGATCACCAGTGCGCTAAAATAGAGGTCGTGGCGACGCCACGCGCTATCAACGGGCACCTCCACATCCACACCTCCATCTGGCACATCAACCGTTTGCCACCAGAGCGGGCCATTGCCTGACTCCACCAGCAGGTATCCCTTACCTGCGGCAGGCGCTTCAATATGCACCCGCGCTCTGTCACCGGGACGATAGTTAGCTTTATCCAGCTTCAGTTTTACCCGATCGGGGCGAACCGCGCCGGTGCCGTCAGTGTTATCCTGCCAGCTGTAGCCAGCCCAGAAGCGTACGCTGCTGCGCACTTCTTCATCTGGTAGCGTTACCTCAATACGATACGCGCCCCACTCCACCGGGAAAGCAACTTTAGCTTCCCCCTGGGCAGAGAGCGTGATCTGCTGTGTCTCTTCAACCAGATCTTTCTGGTCATAGTGTGACTGCCAGCCCTCGCCTTCAGCAAAGCTCCAGTAATAGTCACGTCGCTCGCGAATCAGGCGCACCTCCACATCCTGCCCGCCCTGCTTTTCACCACGTGCATTCGCCAGCACAATACTAAACTCCGCGCTGCTGTTTTCCTCTACAACTGGCTGACTGGAAGAGGTGTCGCTGCGATAGTCATAGACCGCTTTACTGGCGAAAAGTGGACGAATACCGGGTAATACCTCCGCTGGCCAGATGGACTGGCTTACACGTCGTGTTACCGGGCGGCCGCCGCTTTCCAGCAGGCTGGCCTGTAGAATCAGACGAGCCGGAGAATGAATAGCCTGCCATTCTGACTCTGCGGCGATAAGCCCCTCGCCCTGATTATCCAGCGTCAGCTCGACTTCATCGAGATTACGCTTCAGCTCCTCCTGTTCGGTAATATCACCAAACTGATAGCCCGGCAGGGATGGCAACGCTTCTCGATCGGGCCGTAAAAAGAGCTGACCCTGTAGCTGGTTGCCCGCTGCGGGCGCGCCGTACAGGTAGCGTCCGTTGACATGAAAAGTAATATCCCGATCTGGCATAGCAGGCTGCTCACTGGCCGACAGGCTTAGCGCCATGCGTTCCGGCATAAATTCTTCTACGCTAAATGCCCACTGACGCTGGTGCCCATCGCCCGTATCCACTTGCAGCTTCCAGCGCCCGGTCGGCGCTTCCTGCGGTAACGGATAACGCAGCTGCCACAGGCCGTTTTCCGGCCGCCAGGTTAAGGTATGCGCCACATCGCCATTCGGTTTTATCACTTCCAGCCTGAGCGGTTGAGACGGTAGCGGTTTGCCATCCGCATCGCGCATCAGCGCGTTTGCGATTAGCGTTTCTCCAGGGCGATAGAGATTACGTGGTCCAAAGATAAACAGCTGCTTGTCATAGCCCGGCGGTCCGGCTACGGCGAATTCCGCCAGATCCAGGGCCGGACGACGAAGATCGAGTAGCGTAGTTTGATCGTTTTTCGTTGCCAGGATCAGCCTTGCCTTTGCGTGCCAGGGCAGCGTAACCTGCCCTTGAGCATCGGTAATAGCCTGATTTAACGTTTGCCCCTTTTCATCCAGCATGGTGAGCGTAACGCCATCCATTGGCGCGCCATCTTCAAGCCTCTGGCTAAAAAAATCGAGTTGGGAAGGAAACCGATGTAATGAGAGACCAATATCGCTGAACGTAAACAAGGTGGCGGCATTACTGTAATGGTAAGTCCCTGCCTGCTTCATAACCGCCAGATAAACGCCCGGCTGCGCCAGCGGTTTAATATCGCCAAGCGGCAGCTGTCGCTGTTCACGGGTATTGCGTACCGGATTAAGTTCAAAACGTCCGCTGTAGACCAGATCGGCTTTTTGCAACAATGATGCAGACTGCCAGGTTTGCAGGTTATTACCATATTGCCAACTGGCGATAAAAGCTGGAAGGGAAGCAGTTTTGATGCGGAAAAAGTCAACGTCCACCTGACTAACGTTGAGCGCCATTACCGGCAACCCCTGAGTGACGCGGGTTGGCAACAGCGAACCCCGGCTGGCAAACCCGACCATCGGCTGGATATCTCGCGTGGTCAGCGTCTGTTCTACCGCTTTTTCCAGAGTAGCGCCGTTAGCCGCTTTGATTCCGCCATCAATCTTCACTTTCAGCTGACGCGCTGGTTCCAGGTGACGAAAGCGCAGCGCTTTGCGATTAGTTGACAGCTCCCAGCCACCTTCCACCGCGCCACTTTTGCTGTCGCTCAGATGAGCATACTGACTAAAATCCTGTTGTTCATCCAGCGAGACGGAGAAGGTTACCTCCAGGGTACTGGCACCGTCGAGCTGTACCTCAGAAATGTCGATTACCTGCAACGGCTTACCCTGTTCCCGCGCCAGCTGTGCGGCACGCTGCTCAGCGCTCAGCGCTGGCTCGCTGTTTTTTACCGCTGCGGCTTTATTTGCTGCCGCAGCTGGCGGCGTATCGTTATCAGCGTTATCGCATCCGCTCAGCGCCAACAAACACAATAATAAGGCAACGCCCGCTTTATTCCTTAACCTGGACATAGTTTCTCCATGGCAACAATGCCTGTAAAATTAAGGCGTATTATTACTTGAAAGCGAAAAAATTTAACAATCCTAATCTGTTTCCCGCTGTGCCAGTTATCGCGCCACTGGAGGATGCAGGCAAGCGCTAATAACAAACAGAATATTTTCTTGCGGGCTATCACGCAGAATAAATGTAATGGCTGGAAGCGTAATTCTACTTTCTGCGGGCGCTTTTCAGAATCTGCAAGCAGGGCCACAGCGCTGGTGATTGAGCCTTGAGCTGGACCGCCAGATCGTCGACACTCTCAGTACATCAGTGAATATTGAGGTTGTTATGACATCCGCTCTCTTTGTAACCGCACAATGGTTAGCCGAACATCAAAACGATGCTGATTTACAAATTATCGATGCCCGCATGGCACCTGCGGGTCAGGAACATTTACGTAATATGCATGCTGAATATGCAGCCGGACATCTGCCCAACGCGCCTTTTTTTGATATTGAGCAGCTCTCCGATCGCAACAGCCCCTACCCCCATATGATGCCGCGCGCGGAATCCTTTGCCGTAGCGATGCGCGAGTTGGGTATCGATAGTGGAAAGCATCTGGTCGTTTACGATGAAGGCAACCTGTTTTCTGCGCCGCGCGCCTGGTGGATGCTGCGTGCTTTCGGCGTAGAGCGGGTTTCAATCCTTGCCGGTGGGCTGGCAGGCTGGAAACAGGCGGGTTATATGTTGCAGACCGGAGAGGTGACGTTACCGGAAGCGGAATTTGAAACGCAGTACGATCAGAGCCTGATTAAAAGCGTCACTGACGTGCTGCTAATCAGTCACGAAGGTGGCGCGCAGCTGGTTGACGCACGCCCGGCCAACCGTTTTAACGGCGAAGTTGATGAGCCGCGCCCAGGGCTGCATCGCGGCCATATACCCGGTAGTCTGAACGTCCCCTGGGGAGAACTGGTAACAGAAGGAAGGCTGAAACCGGAAGCGGAGCTGGCGGAGATTTTCAAACGTCAGGGCGTTGATTTAAACCAGCCGATCGTTGCCAGCTGCGGCTCCGGCGTAACGGCGGCGGTAGCTATCCTGGCGCTGACGGCGCTTGGCGTTAAAGGGGTAAAACTTTACGACGGTTCATGGAGTGAATGGGGTAGCCGTGACGATCTGCCAATCGCAACGTCACACTAAAAACAGACGCCCGGAATAATGCAGGTAGCCAATATGCCAGCTGGCATATGAAACGAGTAAACGCTGTTCCCGCGAATATATCGTGCTGACAAAGAGAAGGTGATGTAAGCCTTATGCAGGAGTAAGGGCCGATCTGGCTGGCCCTTCAGGAGAGATACGAGCGCGGTGACGCTAGCGCGATACGGTTCAGATAATACGCTGACCGCCTTTAAATTCACGCAGAAAACTTCCCCAGCGGCGTTCATAAAAAGGCGTTATATGTGCAGTGAAAAAATGGCTGATACCCTCTTCGCCTTCGACAACCTGACAGATATCTACCGGCTCATCGTCCAGCAATGTATCAGTGGCTACCGCACCGGCAGCGCGAATAATGGTATCGATATCACCGTCTGCCTCGATGCCGATTAGCAAATTGGGGCGATCGCCAGCCTGCTCTTTGATATGGGCGATAAACGCCCGACGCACCTGCTTATGTTTGCCAAAAAGCTGCGTCAGAGAATCCACTACCTGTGCAGGAGGCTCGGCAATTTCAGAAAGCAGCAGCGGCGCGCCGCCTTCTAATATCGTCTGCTGGCTTAACGCATCGCCTTCTTCGCCCAGCAGATGAGCGATTTCGCGTGCGGTAAACTCTTTACCGGTAGCCAGCTTAGGATTTAAAAACAGGGTTTCACCCAGCGTCATTGCAAACAACGTACGTACCGGCAGCATAACGTAAGGCTGTTCACCCTGCGTTGCTTCTGCCATTGCCGCCTCTGAAGTAAAAAAGGGAATAACGCTGGTGCCGTCTTCTTTTTCCCAGTGCTGTAGCTCTACCGGCGTGCTGGCGTCCAGCTGCTCGCCATCGCTGGTGCCGGGCACCCAAACGCTGGCTTCCATCAACAGCGTAAAAAACTCCGGACGGTGGGCAGGCTCGGTGGCAGCCAGCTCCAGCACCGCTTCCAGGCGCTCATTAAGATTATATTTATCGTGATTCATGCTCGTTCTGCCTTGTTTGACAAGGCCAGCACTGGCTGGCCTCAGGCGCTTATTTCAGCAGCAGGTTGGCAATGGTGCGCACGCCCAGACCGGTAGCCCCCGCAGCCCACTGTTCAACGGCTCCCTTGCGATAGGTTGCAGAGCAGTCGATATGTAGCCAGCCATGCTGATAATCGCTGACGAAATGCGACAAAAATGCAGCTGCGGTGCTGGCACCTGCGGTATGCGCTGCCCCGGCGATATTATTTAAGTCAGCAAAATTAGAAGAAAGATGGCTACGATGGAATTCCGCCAGCGGCAGACGCCAGAAGGCTTCGTTTTCGCTGGCGGCACTGCTCAGCAGCTGCTGCGCCAGTGCATCATCAAAGGTAAACAGCGCATGATAGTCGTTGCCCAGCGCGGTCTTGGCAGCACCGGTCAGCGTGGCGGCGTCAATTAACAGCTGCGGCTGCTGCTGGCTGGCATCAATCAGGCCATCCGCCAGTACCAGACGCCCTTCAGCATCGGTATTCATTACCTCAACGGTTTTTCCGTTACGATAGCGAATAATATCGCCCAGGCGGAAAGCATTGCCGCTGACCATATTATCTGCACAGCAGAGATAAAGTTTGACGCGTTTATTCAGCCCGCGTGCAATTGCCAGCCCCAGCGCGCCAGTGACGGTAGCGGCACCGCCCATATCTGACTTCATGGAATCCATAAAGCCGCTGGGCT
The sequence above is a segment of the Mixta intestinalis genome. Coding sequences within it:
- the sseA gene encoding 3-mercaptopyruvate sulfurtransferase, with protein sequence MTSALFVTAQWLAEHQNDADLQIIDARMAPAGQEHLRNMHAEYAAGHLPNAPFFDIEQLSDRNSPYPHMMPRAESFAVAMRELGIDSGKHLVVYDEGNLFSAPRAWWMLRAFGVERVSILAGGLAGWKQAGYMLQTGEVTLPEAEFETQYDQSLIKSVTDVLLISHEGGAQLVDARPANRFNGEVDEPRPGLHRGHIPGSLNVPWGELVTEGRLKPEAELAEIFKRQGVDLNQPIVASCGSGVTAAVAILALTALGVKGVKLYDGSWSEWGSRDDLPIATSH
- the sseB gene encoding enhanced serine sensitivity protein SseB; its protein translation is MNHDKYNLNERLEAVLELAATEPAHRPEFFTLLMEASVWVPGTSDGEQLDASTPVELQHWEKEDGTSVIPFFTSEAAMAEATQGEQPYVMLPVRTLFAMTLGETLFLNPKLATGKEFTAREIAHLLGEEGDALSQQTILEGGAPLLLSEIAEPPAQVVDSLTQLFGKHKQVRRAFIAHIKEQAGDRPNLLIGIEADGDIDTIIRAAGAVATDTLLDDEPVDICQVVEGEEGISHFFTAHITPFYERRWGSFLREFKGGQRII
- the pepB gene encoding aminopeptidase PepB is translated as MATEKMNILLAKTAADARWGENAILSSSEEGMTIHLTGNDALTTIQRAARKIDGQGIRDVVLSGDGWDLENSWAFWQGYRGPKGTRSVEWAPLGDDDRAELERRLSIIDWVRDVINQPAEELGPEQLARRAVDLISEYAGNAVSYRITKGEDLREQNYMGLHTVGRGSSRSPVLLALDYNPGGDEKTPVYACLVGKGITFDSGGYSLKPSGFMDSMKSDMGGAATVTGALGLAIARGLNKRVKLYLCCADNMVSGNAFRLGDIIRYRNGKTVEVMNTDAEGRLVLADGLIDASQQQPQLLIDAATLTGAAKTALGNDYHALFTFDDALAQQLLSSAASENEAFWRLPLAEFHRSHLSSNFADLNNIAGAAHTAGASTAAAFLSHFVSDYQHGWLHIDCSATYRKGAVEQWAAGATGLGVRTIANLLLK